A region from the Bradyrhizobium erythrophlei genome encodes:
- the msrA gene encoding peptide-methionine (S)-S-oxide reductase MsrA, producing MSRSQFSRLALCAAALGALAISAVAIAPSLAAEDAVVIPAPAMDAKAADGIQTVVVAGGCFWGVQGVFQHTAGIVNAVSGYAGGSKATASYETVSTGTTGHAESVEIKYDPKKISYGKILQIFFSVAHDPTQLNRQGPDSGTQYRSAIFTTSDEQQKVTDAYIAQLNAAKVYRKPIVTKVGPLQGFFPAEAYHQDYLTLHPSQPYIAYNDIPKVENLKKLFADNYQDKPTLVSSAKVTN from the coding sequence ATGTCCCGTAGCCAATTCAGCCGCCTTGCGCTCTGCGCCGCCGCCCTCGGCGCGCTGGCCATATCCGCCGTTGCGATCGCGCCGTCGCTGGCCGCGGAGGATGCCGTCGTGATCCCCGCTCCCGCTATGGACGCCAAGGCCGCCGACGGCATCCAGACCGTCGTCGTTGCCGGCGGCTGCTTCTGGGGCGTGCAGGGCGTGTTCCAGCACACCGCCGGCATCGTCAACGCCGTGTCCGGCTATGCCGGCGGCAGCAAGGCCACCGCCTCTTACGAAACCGTCTCGACCGGGACCACGGGCCATGCCGAGTCCGTCGAGATCAAATACGACCCGAAGAAGATCAGCTACGGCAAGATCCTGCAGATCTTCTTCTCGGTCGCGCACGATCCGACCCAGCTGAACCGGCAGGGACCGGACTCGGGCACGCAATACCGGTCGGCGATCTTCACTACCTCCGACGAGCAGCAGAAGGTAACCGATGCCTATATCGCCCAGCTCAACGCCGCCAAGGTCTACAGGAAGCCGATCGTGACCAAGGTCGGTCCGCTGCAGGGGTTCTTTCCGGCGGAAGCCTATCACCAGGACTACCTGACGCTGCACCCGAGCCAGCCCTATATTGCCTATAACGACATCCCGAAGGTCGAGAACCTGAAGAAGCTGTTCGCCGACAATTATCAGGACAAGCCGACGCTGGTGAGCAGCGCCAAGGTCACCAACTGA
- a CDS encoding DUF4112 domain-containing protein, whose amino-acid sequence MSMSNEEILVPNPARSGKNSRAHFGGTHPRGPIIDQDGREIPEASLGSQFQGFGSDDFRSEGFRFDGFRFDFGGANPFRNLTREQRLARLDAIAKLLDIAFILPGTKIRYGVDGIIGLIPVVGDLIAAALSLWLVREARALGAPWHITARMLGNVAIQGVVGAVPVAGDAFDVLFRANIRNVRMLRRWMDKQAR is encoded by the coding sequence ATGTCCATGTCGAATGAAGAGATTCTCGTCCCCAATCCCGCGCGGTCAGGGAAAAACTCCCGCGCCCATTTTGGCGGGACGCATCCGCGCGGCCCGATCATCGATCAGGACGGGCGCGAAATTCCCGAGGCCTCGCTCGGGTCCCAGTTCCAAGGCTTCGGCTCTGATGACTTCCGCTCTGAAGGCTTCCGCTTCGATGGCTTTCGCTTCGATTTCGGTGGCGCCAATCCGTTCCGCAACCTCACCCGCGAGCAGCGGCTGGCGCGGCTCGACGCCATCGCGAAGCTTCTGGACATCGCCTTCATCCTGCCCGGCACCAAGATCCGCTACGGCGTCGACGGCATCATCGGCCTGATCCCGGTGGTCGGCGATCTCATCGCCGCCGCACTGTCGCTATGGCTGGTGCGCGAGGCGCGCGCACTCGGCGCGCCCTGGCACATCACGGCGCGGATGCTCGGCAATGTCGCGATCCAGGGCGTGGTCGGAGCGGTGCCGGTCGCCGGCGACGCGTTCGACGTGCTGTTCCGTGCCAACATCCGCAATGTGCGGATGCTGCGACGCTGGATGGACAAGCAGGCGCGTTAG
- a CDS encoding AraC family transcriptional regulator, which translates to MSVISKTLSTDMLPQGLDDRQRFLFFAELFEHFSNTGELDPAPDVPFRAAMNSIHIGTTMLGRCDGTFTTVRRERRQVLQTNDDRYCLARNTGDRAAQVVHRGREFTMRPGAMVLLKLDETFFSADGASYKRFTNVHLPMAALRAVVAGVDDLVGRELEPGGALSLAMDYSDLLLRHPAAVDEAGMAIAQHLMDLASLGLGARGELALAAQRGGLRAVRLNAVLAILSRRFAEPDFSAHKLAAAAGLSERYVNELLYETGAGFTMRLNELRLRKAAELLAQRGERRISDIAFECGFNDLSYFNRCFRRRFGLTPSAASGP; encoded by the coding sequence ATGTCCGTGATCAGCAAGACGCTTTCGACCGACATGCTGCCGCAGGGCCTCGACGACCGGCAGCGTTTCCTGTTCTTCGCCGAGCTGTTCGAACATTTCTCCAACACCGGCGAGCTCGATCCGGCTCCCGATGTGCCGTTCCGCGCCGCGATGAATTCCATCCATATCGGCACCACCATGCTGGGCCGCTGCGACGGTACCTTCACCACGGTCAGGCGCGAACGCCGCCAGGTGCTGCAAACCAATGACGACCGCTATTGCCTTGCGCGCAACACCGGCGATCGCGCGGCGCAGGTGGTGCATCGCGGCCGCGAATTCACCATGCGGCCGGGAGCGATGGTGCTGCTCAAGCTCGACGAGACGTTCTTTTCCGCCGACGGCGCCAGCTACAAGCGTTTCACCAATGTGCATTTGCCGATGGCGGCGCTGAGGGCCGTGGTCGCGGGCGTCGACGATCTGGTCGGGCGCGAGCTCGAGCCCGGCGGCGCGCTGTCGCTGGCGATGGACTACAGCGACCTGCTGCTGCGGCACCCGGCGGCGGTCGACGAAGCCGGAATGGCGATCGCGCAGCATCTGATGGATCTCGCCAGCCTCGGCCTCGGCGCCCGCGGCGAGCTTGCGCTGGCGGCGCAGCGCGGCGGCCTGCGCGCGGTCCGGCTGAATGCGGTGCTGGCGATTCTGTCGCGGCGCTTCGCCGAGCCGGACTTTTCCGCGCACAAGCTCGCAGCGGCGGCCGGCCTGTCGGAGCGCTATGTCAACGAGCTGTTGTATGAGACCGGCGCCGGCTTCACGATGAGGCTCAACGAGCTGCGGCTGCGCAAGGCGGCGGAGTTGCTGGCCCAGCGCGGCGAGCGGCGGATCAGCGATATCGCCTTCGAATGCGGCTTTAACGATTTGTCGTATTTCAACCGCTGCTTCCGCCGCCGCTTCGGGCTGACGCCGTCGGCGGCGAGCGGACCCTAA
- a CDS encoding alpha-hydroxy acid oxidase gives MPKSLRRYLSLDDFEATARRRLPKFLYGYISGAVETDAALRDNRRAFDEYGFVPRVLNDVSGRDQTTTLFGKTYAAPFGIPPMGSAALCAYRGDIVLTRAAAAMNVPMCLSASSLIKLEDVRRENPAAWYQAYLAGDAARIEPLVDRVAEAGYDTFVVTADVPVPPNRENNIRNGFQVPLAITPQIAWDTVSHPHWLFGIWARTLMNYGMPHFENMDAMRGPPVLAKNLMRNIGKRDQLAWKHVELIRKRWKGKLVVKGLIAPADARIARESGVDGVLVSNHGGRQLDHTISSLRTLPEIAAEANGMTVMIDGGIRRGTDVLKALALGADFVFVGRPLLYAAVIAGEAGVHRALTLLRDEVDRDMALLGIRSVSEISSDLVRRL, from the coding sequence GTGCCGAAGAGCTTGCGCCGCTATCTTTCGCTCGACGATTTCGAGGCCACCGCCCGGCGCCGGCTGCCAAAATTCCTCTATGGCTACATCTCGGGCGCGGTCGAGACCGACGCCGCGCTGCGCGACAATCGCCGCGCGTTCGACGAATACGGTTTCGTGCCGCGGGTGCTGAACGACGTCTCCGGCCGCGACCAGACCACGACCCTGTTCGGCAAGACCTATGCGGCGCCGTTCGGCATTCCGCCGATGGGCTCGGCCGCGTTGTGCGCCTATCGCGGCGACATCGTGCTGACGCGGGCCGCTGCGGCCATGAATGTGCCGATGTGCCTATCCGCTTCGTCGCTGATCAAGCTCGAAGACGTCAGGCGCGAGAACCCGGCGGCCTGGTACCAGGCGTATCTGGCCGGCGACGCCGCGCGCATCGAGCCCTTGGTCGACCGGGTCGCGGAGGCCGGTTACGACACCTTCGTCGTCACCGCCGACGTGCCGGTGCCGCCCAACCGCGAGAACAACATCCGCAACGGTTTTCAGGTCCCGCTCGCGATCACGCCGCAGATCGCCTGGGATACGGTCAGCCATCCGCATTGGCTGTTCGGCATCTGGGCGCGGACGCTAATGAATTACGGCATGCCGCATTTCGAGAACATGGACGCGATGCGCGGACCGCCGGTGCTCGCGAAGAACCTGATGCGCAACATCGGCAAGCGCGACCAGCTCGCCTGGAAGCATGTCGAGCTGATCCGCAAGCGCTGGAAGGGCAAGCTCGTGGTCAAGGGCCTGATCGCGCCGGCGGACGCGCGGATCGCGCGGGAGTCGGGCGTCGACGGCGTGCTCGTCTCCAACCATGGCGGCCGCCAACTCGACCATACGATTTCCTCGCTGCGCACGCTGCCCGAGATCGCCGCCGAGGCCAACGGCATGACGGTGATGATCGATGGCGGCATCCGCCGCGGCACCGACGTGCTCAAGGCGCTCGCGCTCGGCGCCGATTTCGTCTTCGTCGGCCGACCGTTGCTGTACGCCGCCGTCATCGCCGGCGAGGCCGGCGTGCATCGGGCGCTGACGCTGCTCAGGGACGAGGTCGACCGCGACATGGCGCTGCTCGGCATCCGCAGCGTCAGCGAGATTTCTTCAGACCTGGTTCGAAGGCTCTAG
- a CDS encoding adenylosuccinate synthase, with product MANVVVVGAQWGDEGKGKIVDWLSEQADIVVRFQGGHNAGHTLVINGETYKLALLPSGVLRPSKLAVIGNGVVFDPQAFLDEVKKLRGQGVAVSPENLRVAENVTLILPLHRELDALRESGNAVTAIGTTRRGIGPAYEDKVGRRAIRLMDLADLDTLPHKIERLLSHHNALRRGLNLEEIDGAGILKELTALAPQLLPYAETVWRLLDIKRREGKRILFEGAQGALLDVDHGTYPYVTSSNTVAAQAATGTGMGPGSVGYVLGICKAYTTRVGQGPFPTELHDEIGEEIGRRGKEFGVNTGRKRRVGWFDAVLVRQTVRTCGINGLALTKLDILDGFDSIEVCVGYRLDGREIDHLPAGEGAQARVVPIYETIEGWKEPTANARSWADLPAQAIKYVRRVEELVGCPIALLSTSPEREDTILVQNPFEA from the coding sequence ATGGCCAATGTTGTCGTCGTCGGCGCCCAGTGGGGCGACGAAGGGAAGGGCAAGATCGTCGACTGGTTGTCGGAGCAGGCCGACATTGTCGTGCGCTTCCAGGGCGGCCACAATGCCGGCCATACGCTGGTCATCAACGGCGAGACCTACAAGCTGGCGCTGCTGCCGTCGGGTGTGCTGCGGCCCTCGAAGCTTGCGGTGATCGGCAACGGCGTGGTGTTCGACCCGCAGGCCTTCCTCGACGAGGTGAAGAAACTGAGGGGCCAGGGCGTCGCCGTCAGCCCGGAAAACCTGCGCGTCGCCGAAAACGTCACGCTGATCCTGCCGCTGCACCGCGAACTCGATGCGCTGCGCGAATCCGGCAACGCGGTCACCGCGATCGGCACCACGCGGCGCGGCATCGGGCCGGCCTATGAAGACAAGGTCGGCCGCCGCGCGATCCGGCTGATGGACCTCGCCGATCTCGACACGCTGCCGCACAAGATCGAGCGCCTGCTGTCGCATCACAACGCGCTGCGCCGCGGCCTCAATCTGGAAGAGATCGACGGTGCGGGAATTTTGAAGGAACTGACCGCGCTGGCACCGCAGCTTCTGCCTTACGCCGAAACGGTGTGGCGGCTGCTCGACATCAAGCGCCGCGAGGGCAAGCGCATCCTGTTCGAGGGCGCGCAGGGCGCGCTGCTCGACGTCGACCACGGTACCTATCCCTATGTCACCTCGTCCAACACGGTGGCGGCGCAGGCCGCGACCGGCACCGGCATGGGCCCGGGCTCGGTCGGCTACGTGCTCGGCATCTGCAAGGCCTACACGACGCGGGTAGGCCAGGGGCCGTTCCCGACCGAACTGCATGACGAGATCGGCGAGGAGATCGGCCGTCGCGGCAAGGAATTCGGCGTCAATACCGGGCGCAAGCGGCGCGTCGGCTGGTTCGACGCCGTGCTGGTGCGCCAGACGGTGCGGACCTGCGGCATCAACGGCCTGGCGCTGACCAAGCTCGATATTCTCGATGGCTTCGACAGCATCGAGGTCTGCGTCGGCTACCGCCTGGACGGCAGGGAAATCGACCATCTGCCGGCCGGCGAGGGCGCGCAGGCCCGGGTAGTGCCGATCTACGAGACCATCGAGGGCTGGAAAGAGCCGACCGCCAACGCGCGTTCCTGGGCGGATTTGCCGGCCCAGGCCATCAAATATGTCCGCAGAGTGGAGGAACTGGTGGGCTGCCCAATCGCGCTGCTTTCCACCAGCCCCGAACGCGAGGATACTATTCTGGTACAGAACCCGTTCGAGGCTTAA
- a CDS encoding DUF2945 domain-containing protein, with translation MAKPFKVGDHVSWNSEAGRVSGRIIKVHTADVGYKGYTHHASPDEPQYEIKSDKTDHVALHKASALRRLTAK, from the coding sequence ATGGCGAAACCCTTCAAAGTCGGCGACCACGTCAGCTGGAATTCCGAGGCCGGACGCGTCAGCGGCAGAATTATCAAGGTGCACACAGCGGACGTGGGCTACAAAGGATACACCCATCACGCCAGTCCGGATGAGCCGCAATATGAAATCAAGAGCGATAAGACTGACCATGTCGCTTTGCACAAAGCATCGGCCCTCCGGAGGCTCACGGCGAAATAG
- a CDS encoding GCG_CRPN prefix-to-repeats domain-containing protein yields MNRLIVAVFLLGTLSGAAHAMPLAPLAPADSDVIAVAGGCGPGWHRGPYGGCLRNFANPAAHACPRGFHIGPGGGCRGNGR; encoded by the coding sequence ATGAACAGACTGATCGTAGCCGTTTTCCTGCTCGGCACCCTGTCGGGCGCCGCCCATGCGATGCCGCTGGCGCCGCTCGCGCCTGCCGACAGCGACGTCATCGCGGTTGCGGGCGGATGCGGCCCGGGCTGGCACCGCGGCCCCTACGGCGGATGCCTGCGCAACTTCGCCAATCCGGCGGCGCATGCCTGCCCGCGCGGCTTTCACATCGGCCCGGGCGGCGGCTGCCGCGGCAACGGCCGCTGA
- a CDS encoding DUF5413 family protein yields MKRYLIFAALSPLLGGFILLFVTTYMSGYWTHTDWSEVAKLFVVFAKTLQYSYLFGLLPTLMMAAVDDILWHVRRVSPVLRMLIVGVLSFFAAELLYGSRGPDSGLVQFLLYGLVGFIPAVICSWLAHEAIDELATVVHEQPAAESK; encoded by the coding sequence ATGAAGCGGTATCTGATCTTTGCGGCGCTCAGTCCGCTGCTCGGCGGATTTATCCTGCTGTTCGTGACCACCTACATGTCCGGCTACTGGACCCACACCGATTGGTCCGAGGTGGCGAAGCTGTTCGTGGTGTTCGCCAAGACGCTGCAATACAGCTATCTGTTCGGTCTGCTGCCGACCCTGATGATGGCGGCGGTGGATGATATATTATGGCACGTCAGGCGCGTCAGTCCGGTGCTGCGCATGCTGATCGTTGGCGTGCTGTCGTTCTTCGCCGCCGAACTGCTGTACGGTTCGCGCGGGCCGGACAGCGGCCTCGTCCAGTTCCTGCTCTACGGCCTGGTCGGCTTCATCCCCGCCGTGATCTGTTCATGGCTGGCGCATGAGGCGATCGACGAACTGGCGACGGTCGTCCACGAGCAACCCGCCGCGGAAAGCAAGTAA
- a CDS encoding DUF3309 family protein — translation MSLGTILIIIVIIYLLGGFSGRFGGYGYGMGHSGMGIGGVILVVLLILLLLGKL, via the coding sequence ATGTCGCTCGGAACGATACTCATCATCATCGTGATCATTTACCTCCTGGGCGGCTTCAGCGGCCGGTTTGGGGGCTACGGCTACGGCATGGGCCATTCCGGCATGGGGATCGGCGGGGTGATTTTGGTCGTGCTCCTGATCCTGCTGCTGCTCGGCAAGCTGTAA
- a CDS encoding PaaI family thioesterase, whose translation MPLPFDELVEAIGKRRSVYGHISGLRLDRAAAGEAWSSLPYRPVFVGDTETGVLHGGVVTAMLDETCGMAVQLALDGSRAIATLDLRIDYQKPATPGLDIKAHSICYRVTRSIAFVRATAYQDAENDPVATATACFMIGANRTNMLTDVRLNDGAPPALEAPEDPAGPFANSPFARCLGIRVGDDGTLVMPFSQKIIGNPILPAIHGGMTGAFLETTAIVGVTRELAVSALPKPIALTVNYLRSGRALDSYANVSIVKQGRRVVAFEAKAWQDDPAKPIASAFGHFMLRQMPGADEE comes from the coding sequence ATGCCGCTGCCGTTTGACGAACTCGTGGAAGCCATCGGCAAGCGCCGTTCCGTCTATGGCCATATCAGCGGACTCAGGCTCGACCGCGCGGCTGCAGGAGAGGCCTGGTCAAGCCTGCCCTACCGCCCCGTCTTTGTCGGCGACACCGAGACCGGCGTGCTTCACGGCGGCGTCGTCACCGCCATGCTCGACGAGACCTGCGGCATGGCCGTGCAGCTCGCGCTCGACGGCAGCCGCGCGATCGCCACGCTCGACCTGCGGATCGACTACCAGAAGCCCGCGACGCCCGGCCTCGACATCAAGGCGCATTCGATCTGCTACCGCGTCACCCGCTCGATCGCCTTTGTGCGCGCGACGGCCTACCAGGACGCCGAGAACGATCCCGTCGCCACCGCGACGGCCTGCTTCATGATTGGCGCGAACCGGACCAACATGTTGACCGACGTGCGGCTGAACGACGGCGCGCCGCCGGCGCTCGAAGCGCCGGAGGATCCCGCCGGCCCGTTCGCCAACAGCCCGTTCGCGCGCTGTCTCGGCATCCGCGTCGGTGACGACGGCACGCTAGTGATGCCGTTCTCGCAAAAGATCATCGGCAATCCGATCCTGCCCGCCATCCACGGCGGCATGACCGGCGCGTTCCTCGAAACCACCGCGATCGTGGGCGTGACGCGCGAGCTCGCCGTCTCTGCGCTGCCCAAGCCGATCGCCCTGACCGTCAATTATTTGCGCTCCGGCCGCGCGCTGGACAGCTACGCCAACGTCTCGATCGTCAAGCAGGGCCGCCGCGTCGTCGCGTTCGAGGCAAAAGCCTGGCAGGACGATCCCGCCAAACCCATCGCCTCCGCGTTCGGTCATTTTATGCTCAGGCAGATGCCGGGCGCCGATGAGGAGTAG
- a CDS encoding DUF488 family protein encodes MPIERFVALLRAYGIERLADIRTVPRSRHNPQFNDTALAGALAAEHLEYIPMQALGGLRHARKDSPNAGWRNASFRGYADYMQTDEFQAALDRLIQISREKRVAIMCAEAVPWRCHRSLVADALGVHGVPVIEILSESSYRAHKLTPFAHLDGTRITYPPAQAKLL; translated from the coding sequence TTGCCCATCGAGCGTTTTGTCGCCCTGCTGCGAGCCTATGGCATCGAACGCCTCGCGGACATCCGGACGGTGCCCCGTTCGCGCCACAACCCGCAATTCAACGACACCGCGCTGGCTGGCGCGCTGGCGGCCGAGCACCTCGAATATATACCCATGCAAGCGTTGGGCGGATTGCGGCATGCCCGCAAGGATTCTCCCAACGCCGGCTGGCGCAACGCCAGCTTTCGCGGCTACGCCGATTATATGCAAACGGACGAATTTCAGGCGGCGCTCGACAGGCTCATTCAGATAAGTCGTGAAAAGCGCGTGGCCATCATGTGCGCCGAAGCGGTGCCCTGGAGATGTCACCGTTCTCTGGTTGCCGACGCGCTCGGGGTGCACGGCGTGCCGGTGATCGAGATTTTGTCGGAGAGCAGCTACCGCGCGCACAAGCTCACACCGTTTGCGCATCTGGACGGAACGCGAATCACCTATCCGCCCGCGCAAGCCAAGCTATTGTAG
- the msrB gene encoding peptide-methionine (R)-S-oxide reductase MsrB, whose protein sequence is MSDTKTMTGKVEKSEAEWRKELTPMQYAVLREKATERPFSGEYEHEHGAGTYTCAGCGQTLFESDAKFDSGCGWPSFTAPAAESHVDEERDVSHGMVRTEVLCSKCNGHLGHVFEDGPGPTGLRYCINSAALKLQPK, encoded by the coding sequence ATGTCCGACACCAAGACGATGACCGGCAAGGTCGAGAAGAGCGAGGCCGAGTGGCGCAAGGAATTGACGCCGATGCAGTACGCGGTGCTGCGCGAGAAGGCGACCGAGCGCCCGTTTTCCGGCGAATACGAGCATGAGCACGGGGCGGGCACCTATACCTGCGCCGGCTGCGGGCAGACGCTGTTCGAATCCGACGCCAAGTTCGATTCCGGCTGCGGCTGGCCGAGCTTCACCGCACCCGCGGCGGAGAGCCATGTCGACGAGGAGCGCGACGTCAGTCACGGCATGGTCCGCACCGAAGTTTTGTGCTCGAAATGCAATGGCCATCTCGGCCACGTCTTCGAGGACGGCCCCGGCCCGACCGGCCTGCGCTATTGCATCAATTCGGCCGCGCTGAAGCTGCAGCCGAAGTAG
- the ybaK gene encoding Cys-tRNA(Pro) deacylase codes for MSKTTRATQALTRLGVKFALHTYDYDPDADRIGLHAAEALGVAPHRVLKTLMAEVDGKPVCVVVPSDREVSMKKLAAAFAGKAASMMRPSDAERLTGYHVGGISPFGQKKQVPAAIEAAALEETSVYLNGGQRGLQVELDPKEAVRALEAVVVALTA; via the coding sequence ATGTCGAAAACCACCCGCGCGACGCAGGCGCTCACCAGGCTCGGCGTCAAATTCGCCCTGCACACCTATGATTACGATCCCGACGCCGACCGTATCGGCCTGCACGCCGCCGAGGCGCTCGGCGTCGCGCCGCACCGGGTGCTGAAGACGCTGATGGCGGAGGTCGACGGCAAGCCGGTCTGCGTCGTGGTGCCGTCGGATCGCGAAGTCAGCATGAAGAAGCTGGCGGCGGCATTTGCCGGAAAGGCCGCCAGCATGATGCGCCCCTCCGACGCCGAGCGGCTGACCGGATACCATGTCGGCGGCATCAGCCCGTTCGGACAGAAGAAGCAGGTTCCGGCCGCGATCGAGGCGGCGGCGCTTGAAGAGACCAGTGTGTATCTGAACGGCGGACAGCGCGGATTACAGGTCGAACTCGATCCGAAAGAAGCGGTCAGGGCGCTCGAGGCGGTCGTGGTGGCGCTGACGGCGTGA
- a CDS encoding MarR family winged helix-turn-helix transcriptional regulator: MLVKRAEQAMVRAKSAALKSVGLTPSQYVALFELDQQPGITAATLARACLVTPQAMMILLNTMEQQGLITRSSHPRHPNVLELHVTDVGREALHTAHGRVDPIERRVFGVFSPKDQIAFREFLSRFIEAFEGK; encoded by the coding sequence ATGCTCGTCAAGCGCGCCGAGCAAGCGATGGTCCGGGCCAAAAGCGCCGCCTTGAAATCCGTCGGGTTGACCCCGTCGCAATACGTCGCACTGTTCGAACTCGATCAGCAGCCGGGCATCACCGCGGCGACGCTGGCACGCGCCTGCCTGGTTACGCCGCAGGCCATGATGATCCTGCTCAATACCATGGAGCAGCAGGGCCTGATCACGCGGTCATCGCATCCACGACATCCCAACGTGCTCGAGCTGCACGTGACCGATGTCGGACGTGAGGCGCTTCACACCGCGCATGGGAGGGTCGACCCGATCGAGCGGCGGGTGTTCGGCGTTTTTTCGCCGAAAGACCAGATCGCCTTTCGCGAGTTTCTGTCGCGCTTCATCGAGGCGTTCGAGGGGAAGTGA
- a CDS encoding DMT family transporter gives MSASGQTTGAASSGNWLANQPYLLLCITALCWAGNAIVGRLAAGHIPPVTLSFLRWSLAFLIVLPIAWNHLKRDWAAIRAKLGTMIVLSITGIGVFNTLQYWALEYTQALNTLLLQSAGPLFVAVWSLALLGVRLTLAQACGILVSLTGVLVILLHGDLTTLRNIELNKGDLIFTVALVIFGLYSVLTLKRPQIHGLSFVGFTFGCGAACLIPFLIWELLTRPVMQFNTNNLLMMFYVAVFPSTIAYLCFNRGIQLIGANRAAPFFHVVPVFGSVMAIVFLGERPQLFHIVGFALVLTGVFVASRKQAGADSANKR, from the coding sequence ATGTCTGCCTCCGGCCAAACCACCGGCGCTGCCTCTTCCGGCAACTGGCTTGCCAACCAGCCCTATCTGCTGCTCTGCATCACCGCTCTGTGCTGGGCCGGCAACGCCATCGTCGGCCGCCTCGCCGCCGGGCATATTCCGCCGGTGACATTGTCGTTTCTGCGCTGGTCGCTGGCGTTTCTCATCGTGCTCCCGATCGCCTGGAACCATCTGAAACGCGACTGGGCCGCAATCCGCGCCAAGCTTGGCACCATGATCGTGCTCTCCATCACCGGTATCGGCGTCTTCAACACCCTGCAATACTGGGCGCTCGAATATACCCAGGCGCTGAACACGCTGCTCCTGCAGTCGGCCGGGCCGCTGTTCGTCGCGGTGTGGTCGCTGGCCCTGCTCGGCGTCCGGCTGACGCTGGCGCAGGCCTGCGGAATCCTGGTGTCGCTGACCGGCGTGCTGGTGATCCTGCTGCACGGCGACCTCACCACGCTGAGGAACATCGAGTTGAACAAGGGCGACCTCATCTTCACCGTCGCACTGGTGATCTTCGGGCTTTATTCGGTGCTGACGCTGAAGCGGCCGCAGATTCACGGGCTGTCGTTCGTGGGCTTCACCTTCGGCTGCGGCGCGGCCTGCCTCATTCCATTCTTGATCTGGGAATTGCTGACGCGCCCGGTGATGCAGTTCAACACCAATAATCTTCTGATGATGTTCTACGTCGCGGTGTTCCCCTCCACCATCGCCTATCTCTGTTTCAATCGCGGCATCCAGCTGATCGGCGCCAACCGCGCCGCGCCGTTCTTTCACGTCGTGCCGGTGTTCGGATCGGTGATGGCGATCGTCTTCCTCGGCGAGCGTCCGCAACTGTTCCACATCGTCGGCTTTGCGCTGGTGTTGACGGGTGTTTTTGTAGCGTCGCGGAAGCAGGCCGGCGCGGACTCGGCGAATAAACGCTGA
- a CDS encoding SDR family NAD(P)-dependent oxidoreductase: protein MNKIALITGATRNLGFSLAEGLAQRLDPTDTVYLTGRDPARVTESVHRLSKVRAEVCGEPMDVAMPDAVERLADLLAARHGGVDIVFSNHYARVQPDDDPRVVIDHYVEANNLGTTNVLRSFAPMLRDGGRLLVVASRAGSLRALAPALHPRFENLQSLDDVDRAVCGWRDAVRSGRAPGQAWPAWINIPSKIGQVAAVRVLAGQRRIDDLRRGILIASISPGLIDTGASRAWLDLTGAPQPDEVAGPLLDLALDPSPHEAFYGELVHVGREEPGPFASAVRSGSIVPWK from the coding sequence ATGAACAAAATAGCCTTGATCACCGGCGCGACGCGCAATCTCGGTTTCTCGCTCGCCGAAGGGTTGGCGCAGCGGCTCGATCCCACCGACACCGTGTATTTGACGGGACGCGACCCGGCTCGCGTCACCGAATCCGTGCATCGTCTGTCGAAGGTTCGGGCAGAGGTGTGCGGCGAACCCATGGACGTCGCCATGCCTGACGCGGTCGAACGCCTCGCGGACCTGCTGGCGGCGCGGCATGGCGGCGTCGACATCGTCTTTTCCAATCATTACGCGCGGGTGCAGCCGGACGACGACCCGCGCGTCGTGATCGATCACTATGTCGAGGCTAACAATCTGGGCACGACTAACGTTCTGCGCAGCTTCGCTCCCATGCTGCGCGACGGCGGGCGGCTGTTGGTGGTTGCAAGCCGAGCCGGCAGCCTGCGCGCGCTGGCGCCGGCGCTGCATCCGCGGTTCGAAAACCTGCAATCGCTCGACGATGTCGATCGCGCGGTCTGCGGCTGGCGTGACGCGGTGCGCTCCGGCCGCGCACCTGGCCAGGCCTGGCCGGCCTGGATCAACATTCCGTCCAAGATCGGGCAGGTCGCGGCCGTGCGCGTACTCGCAGGCCAGCGCCGCATCGACGATTTGCGGCGCGGAATCCTGATCGCATCGATCTCGCCGGGTCTGATCGATACCGGAGCCTCGCGTGCCTGGCTCGACCTTACCGGCGCCCCCCAACCCGACGAGGTCGCAGGCCCGCTTCTGGATCTTGCGCTCGACCCCTCGCCGCACGAAGCATTCTATGGCGAACTCGTCCATGTCGGCCGGGAAGAACCGGGCCCGTTCGCCTCGGCGGTACGCAGCGGGTCGATCGTGCCATGGAAGTGA